One Nostoc sp. CENA543 genomic window, TATCCAAATCGACCCAGATGAGTTACCAATTGAAGTTAATGTGCGGAAAACCTCTATAGTTGCTGAAGTAGCAGGCGGTGCTGTAACTCAGTTAGACTTTCCCGTTAGATTAGAATATGGGATGGCAGGTAAAATTACTGATGTCTCAGGTCAGCCGATGTCAAATGTAGAAATAGAAGTAGTTGATGCTGAAGGTAAACGCGTCACTACAGCCACTACTGACCAATTCGGTCTTTACCGCGTAGATAGTCTACCTGTTGGTAAATACACACTCCGCATTCCCAAACAGGCGAATATCACTAATAATGACACTTTACCCCAACTAGAGGTAGCCATTAGCAAAGATTTCATCTACGACCAAAATCTGCAATTACCAGTTGCCGCAGCCGTTAAACAAATAGGCGAGTAGGGCATGGGGCATTGGCCATTGGGCATAGAGAAGGCAATAACAACTGTTGACTGTTGACTAATGACTATTAACTGATAGCCTAATTTCAATTACTATGTGTAATGTCATCCCATTCAACGGGCTACATTCGGCTAGCCTGTTATTACTATGCCTAAATCTAAAAAAAGCTCTAATTCTTCTATTAATTTAACCGAACCACAATATTATATTAACCGAGAGTTAAGCTGGTTAGAATTCAACAATCGAGTATTACATGAAGCTTGTGATCCTCGCACACCATTGTTAGAACGTTTGAAGTTTTTAGCTATTTTTAGCTCTAATTTAGATGAATTTTTTATGGTGCGGGTTGCGGCTTTAAAGCAACAGGTAGAAGCAAAAGTTACTAAGTTATCCCCCGATGGACGTACACCACAACAGCAATTAGATGATATTCGCTTACACCTAATACCTAAAGTTACTCAACAGCATCAGCATTTTGAACAAAGTATTCGTCCGTTATTAGCAAATCACGGGATTCATATCCTGAATTACATTAACCTCAATCAAAAACAACGTAACTATTTAGATAGTTATTTTGAAGACCAAATTTTTCCTGTTTTAACTCCCTTAGCAGTTGACCCCAGTCACCCTTTCCCCTACATTTCTAATCTCAGCTTAAATTTAGCTGTGGTGGTGAAAAACCCTGACACCGATGAAGAATTTTTTGCCAGGGTGAAAGTCCCCAGCGTATTACCGCGATTTTTACCACTACCTCCAGAGTTGGGAATTCAGCTAGAGAATGGACAACCAGCACACTGGACTGGTGTACCCTTAGAACAGGCGATCGCACATAATCTAGATTCCCTCTTTCCAGGGATGAATATCCAAGAGTATCACCCCTTCCGCATCACCCGTGATGCAGATTTAACTCTGGAAGAAGACGAAGCTGATGATTTATTATTGGCAATTGAACAAGAACTCCGCAAACGCCGCATTGGTGGTAATCCCGTCCGTATTGAAATTCAATCCCAAACCCCTGAACCAGTCCGCACCAGGTTACTACAAGATTTAGAACTCACAGAAAATGATGTCTATGAAGTGGACGGTCTGGTAGGACTACGTGATCTGATGTATTTTATGGCTTTACCCTTGCCAGAACTCAAAGATCCACCACGCCAGTCTGTAGTACCTATGCGTCTACAACGGTTACGTGAACCCAGCCTTGACCCAGATGTCTTGGAGTTGGACGAAGGTAAAGATTTCTTTTCCGTAATTCGCGAAAAAGATTTATTTGTCCACCATCCCTATCAATCTTTTTCTGCTACGGTGGTACGCTTTATCACCCATGCAGCCCATGATCCCAATGTGCTAGCCATTAAAATGACTTTGTACCGCACATCTGGGGATTCGCCGATTGTTAATGCTTTAATTGCGGCGGCGGAAAATGGTAAACAGGTATCAGTTTTAGTGGAATTAAAAGCCCGTTTTGATGAAGAAAATAATATTTACTGGGCGAGAAGATTAGAACGGGTAGGAGTACACGTTGTTTATGGTTTGGTGGGTCTAAAAACTCATTGCAAAACCGTCATGGTGGTGCGACGAGAAAAAGATAGAATGCGCCGTTATGTGCATATAGGTACTGGGAATTACAACCCAAAAACAGCCAGACTATATACAGATTTAGGTTTGTTTAGTTGTCGGGAAGAATTAGGTGCAGATATTACAGATTTATTTAATTTCTTAACAGGATATTCCCGGCAAAAATCCTATAGAGAATTGTTAGTTGCGCCTGTGAATATGCGCGATCGCTTTTTAGAATTGATTCGCCGTGAAATCACTAATGTGCAGAATGGTTTGACTGGTCGTATTGTGGCTAAAATGAACTCTCTTGTTGACCCACAAATCATCACTCATTTATATGAAGCTTCTCGCGCTGGCGTGCAAATTGATTTAATCATTCGGGGAATTTGTTGCTTACGTCCTGGACTTCCTGAACTGAGTGAAAATATTCGTGTGATTAGCATCATTGGCCGCTTTTTGGAACACTCCCGGATGTACTATTTCTACAACAATGGGCAGGAAGAAATCTATATTGGCAGTGCCGATTGGATGAGTCGTAACCTAGACCGCCGCGTGGAAGTGATTACGCCAATACGCGATCAAGATATTGCGAAAGATTTGCAAGAAATATTGGGAATTATGCTGGCAGATAATCGCCAAGCTTGGGATTTACAAGGGGATGGCACTTATGTGCAACGTCGTCCCGGTAATGATTGTCCAGAGGCCAATTCTCAAATAACTCTGATGAATATGTCCTTACGTTCAACCAACGTCACAACAAACTTAATGGATGCTAAAAAAAGTGCTTCAGTAACAGATAATTAGATCAAGTTCTGGCTTTATCAAAACTTCAATTTTTTCCAGAAGTTTGAGAGATTTCTTTGGTTATAGTCCAACTATTCAACCATAGGATAGAGTAACTTTTAGCATTCCTTCCCATAAACTGGAGAGATTATCGTATTTGACTTTCCCTGGAATGTTAATGATCTCTTGTGAGTCTTCTACCTTACGCGTTCTAGTGGTTGATGATCACGAACTTACCCGTCTAACTTTGCAATTAGCTTTTGCAGGTCAAGAAAATATTCAAGTCGTTGGTTCAGCTAGTAACGGCCAAGAAGCAGTAGAAATGGTGAAATCTTGTCACCCTGATGTCATTGTTTTAGATTTACAGATGCCTGTCATGGATGGTTGGATTGCTTCTGGAGAGATTAAAGCTATCTCTCCCCGCACTCAGATATTGGCTTATTCTTCAGTGGAAGAAGCCCATTTACCTGACAAGAAAACAACGGCAAACTTTGATGAAGTTTGTAAGAAAGATGTTCCAACTAGTGAATTAATCGCTTTAGTCAGACAATTAGGACAAAGTGCAGGGAATGGTTCTATTTCTAAGTAGACAAAATAACTAGAGACTAGAAGTTAGGCATTGGTTAAGAGAAGTTGTCATTTGAGAATTTAGCACTATTCGTGATTAACTGCATTGAAAAGAAATTATTGTGCGTGTATTCCCTATTAATTCAAAATCCTCGTAGCTTCTGCCCCAAACTTGATCATGTAATTGATGAGGCAAAGTTGAGTTTGATTGATTCTATGGTTAATTGAAGACGTAAAGCGATCGCTTCTAGCTATCTTAACTGATGGAAGTTAACTGTCACCGACTAGTCAACAACCCATCAGCAAAGATGTACAATTTATTTGTCCTACGGCTTTACTGCCAATGCTTCACTTCTAGCCTCTAGCCAATTAATTGTTCCCTGTTTGGGGAATAGTACGTGAGAATTCCTCAATCAACTCATCTAATTCTTCCAAGGCTTGATTCACATCCACTCTTAAAATCCCTAAATTGGGTTGTTCTAAAAGATTTAGTAGATATTCACGCTTACTCTGAACTGCGGCTATCCGTTCTTTGAGAGTCTGTAAATCCATGATGTTTATACCTTGCATTCGCTTCAAATCTAAACTTAACTCAAAAAGAGCCGACTTGTAACTGTTCGCAAATTAGATAATTAGCGATCGCATCCCAGACTTTAGTCCGATAATAAAACTTGATGTGTTAAGAATTTATACTATCCTGGGATTATGTTACGCCAAATTTCTTTGGGGACTCTTGGTTTAAGTGTTGGTGCTGTTTTGACCCTTGTCGGCTTTGTGGCTTATGCTGCCGATAACGCTACACTCAATTTAGTTGGATTTTTCTATGGTTTTCCCCTACTTTTAGGGGGATTAGCACTAAAAGCTAATGAAATTAAGCCTATTGCTTTTAGTCAACCCACACCACCTTCCGTGTTAACCCTGCGAGAACAACAGGCCACCGTCACACAAAATAAAATTCGTAAAGACGTAACTCGCTACTGCTATGGACAAGATGCTCATTTAGATGGTGCGCTTACTTATTTAGGTTTAAGTCCTACAGATGAGGAAAGACCAATACTTACGGGGTTACGGGAAACAGAAATTAATGGTGCTTATGCCTTAATTTTAGAATTTGATTCACCGTTAATACAGGTTAGTGCTTGGCAAGAAAAGCAAGAAAAAATGACCAAATATTTTGGCCCAGGTATAGAAGTAAAAATTACATCCCTCGATGACAGCAAAATTGAATTAACTTTGATTACCAATACTCAATCGTAATTCGATATTGGGCAGAAGAAATTAAAAAGTAAACAGTTAAAAATAACTGCATTTTTGGCGTTTCTCCCTGTGGGTGACGCTTTTTCGTTGCTAACTTCCGTCACTCATAGGGAAAAACCTATTTTGTGGAGGTCAAATCATCAGCTGTTATACCTTTAACTTGCACATTAATATTAGCAGGGTAGCATTAGTAAAATCTTTACCCTGATTTATTTCTCTAGACGGACTGCATACCATTGTAAATATTTGCCGACACCAATATCTAATTCACAACTGGTATCGATTAAATGTTGAGCTTGTTCTGCTAAAGAATCAAATTTTTGTAACTCCAATGGCAAATCATTAAAGTCAATTTGTTGCAATTCATTTTTGAGTTTTGCCAATAATTCTGCTGTTGTCAGAAATTGTTCTGGCTGATTAGTTTCGAGAACAACAAAATTGTCTTGTTGGTACATTAATGGATCTGGCATAAGGGAATTCCAACTTAAAGAAATATCCTATCACTTTGGAGGCAAGGGAGCAGGGAGCAGAGGAGAGAAGCGACACGCTCCGCATTCACATTCTTGGAGCTTCTCGTTGGTACAGCATCTGGTAGAGAAGATAAGACCGCATTGCTCCCTTCTCCCCTGCCTATTTAGTCAGTAATATTACTGAGAAAAAGTGCATAAATTATTGTGAATTTTTATGATGTTCAAGTTAATCAAATAATATAATTCACATAGGTATTTATATGTAGTACCATCACCTATTTCTAGCCAATCAATATCATAACTCCAGAGATTTTTTAATATCACTTAATAGTAAATTTACTGATTAATGCTGGGTGTTTAAAGCAACTTATCTGTTATGTAAAGAGATCGTGCTGGCATTTGAAGTTTTGCTAGTAGACGCAATTAGATACTATCTATCGGGAAATATAAAAGTAACAGTTCCCAGCATCGGTTAACAATGGGCATAAAGTTCATGATTAACCGTATTTGCTATAAAAATTAACAAACCTCATATGATACTTTTCTCTTGGCTAAAGATTACTGGACATTTTTTCATACCAATAAGTTTCAAGAGTCGATGGAATACCTACTACTCCCCCAGAAATCGCTCCTCCAATGAAGGATTGTGCTTAGGCGATCGCATAAAATTTAGTCAATATTTACACATATTATTCAACCAAAGACTAATATTATTCCGGCTACGGGGTAAATTAGCTGAAGAGATTTTGCTAATTGCTTGTAATCTGATTAACACTAAGTAAATACTCTCGCTTCCAACTAGCGAGTCACCAGATAAGAGCTAATTTTTCTAAAATTCGCTCGACTAAGAGCAATATATTTCTAGATTTACTCATCTTTAACATTTCAGAGAATTCCTGTGGAACGCAACTCATGTCACGCATAAGCCCATATTCTCTTACTAAACAACCTCCTGTAATTTTGGTGGCTGATGATGACACTACCATCCGAACAATGTTGCGTAAAGTGATGGAACAAGAAGGCTATCGAGTCATTGAGGTGACAGATGGTAAGCAGTGTATAGATGCCTATGAGGCTGTTAAACCAGATATAGTCTTGTTGGATGCTGTGATGCCAATCATGGACGGCTTTACGTGCTGTAAACAACTAGTACAAATTGCCAGAAACAATTTAATTTCCGCTTTAGCCAATGTAGATAATGATTCTTCTGGCTTGGATAGTACGATCATCTCCAAACTATGGGAACGGACTCCGATATTAATGATCACTAGTTTGAATGATGAAGAGTCTGTAGATCGTGCTTTTGAAGCAGGAGCCACAGACTACATCACCAAACCAATTCATTGGGCAGTTTTGCGCTTACGTTTACGGAGATTACTACAACAAGCACAAGTATATAAACAGTTGGAAGCAGCAAACCTAGCTCTGCAAGAACTAGCGAATGTAGATGGTTTAACTGGTTTAGCTAATCGTCGCCGTTTTGATAACTATTTAAATACGCAGTGGATTAATTCAGCACAAACAGGATCTCCCTTATCACTGATCCTGTGTGACATTGATTTTTTCAAGTTTTATAACGATTGCTATGGTCATCCAGCTGGGGATGTTTGTCTGCAAAAAGTGGGTACAGTCTTAAGTAAAACAGCAGAAAAGCATCGAGATTTAGTAGCCCGCTATGGCGGTGAAGAATTTGCCGTAATTATGCCAGACACTCACGCTTCGGGTGCAATTCATGTGGCTCAAGCGATGCAAAGTGGCGTGAGCAATTTGCGAATTGATCATGACAAATCTGAGGTGAGCCAATATCTTACCCTCAGTATGGGTGTAGCAACCATAATACCTGGATGGGAGGTTTCACCTTCTGATTTAATCGCGGCGGCAGACAAAGCCCTTTATCAAGCTAAAGCCCAAGGGAGAAATCGGATTTGTTGGATATCGGATGGTTAGGATTTAGGGGTGTAGGGGTGTAGGGGTTTAGGGGAGACAAGGGAGAAATTAATGACTATTGACTAATGACTATTGACTAATGACTATTGACTAATGACTAATGACTAATGACTAATGACTATTGACTATTGACTATCTTAAGAAGGACACACTGGCAAAGTAAAGTGAAACCATGCTCCACCTTGGGGGTTAGAGTCTACCCAGATTTGGCCGTAATGCGCTCTAATTATACGTTGGCATAAACAAAGACCTATGCCATAACCTTCAGTGGCTTCATCTCGTTCTAGGCGATAGTGATTTTCAAAAATGCGATCGCGATTTTCTGGAGGAATACCAGGGCCTGTGTCACCAACGCTAAATTGCACTTTCTGGGTAGTGCGATGTAATCCAGCAATGCTGATTTTGCCATGTTCTGGAGTGTATTTAATGGCATTATCCATTAAGTTGACTAAAACTTGACGGATACGTTCTGGATCAGCATAGACATAGGGTAAATCATTGGGTATGTCGGTTTCTATGTGTTGGGATTTGGCTGTGTAGCGGTCGTGTAGTTCCTCCATAATGTCTAAACACATTTGACCCAGATTAGTCTTTTGTGGTGTAATTGAAAATTCTGTATCATTCCCCCGACCTACTTGTAATAGATCGGCGATCATTCTATCTATGGTCTTAGTTTGGTTACGGGCTTGTTTGAGGAGATGAGCAATTAATGCTGGTTTGAGACGTTGAAATTCTCCGGTTTCTGAATTGTAGTTAGATTGTAGAGTATCAATGGCGATCGCCGCAGCCGTTAGGGGATTGCGGAGGTCGTGAGCTAACATCCCGATGACTCTATCTTTAAACTGTAATTGCTCTAGCAGTTTTTCTTTTTCTTGTTTCAGGTGAAAAATTTCATCTGACAGTCGAATCAACTCCGCCGACACTGCTATCGAACTAATAGATGATTTGGGTTGTGAAATTTTGCCATTGTCATCTACTCGTTCTTGTAAATCTTCTTGCAGTTTCTGGTAAGTTTCTGAGGCGGCTTGCCAGCGCGGCCACCAACTTTTCAACTGGGCAATAATATTACTACCGGCTAAAATCTGTCTAGGTTCTGGATGAATTTTGATTAAAGCTGGTGTCGCCACTAATTTGAAGTGTTCTGCCAAATAAGGCTGTTGACTCACATCGATGATTTGTAGTTCAAAATTATACCCAGCCTGTAATTCTTTTAAGTAAGCACGGATACGCTGCACCTGCGGCTTAGACTTTGGTCGTCCATCAATAAACAGCAGCAGCTGGAGTGGGGCTTCAGAATAAATTGGCTGATCCTGGGAAACTTGCATGTCATCGTGTTTCAGCACTGGCAACAACCTGGCGACGTTTTGCGGAATTTAGATTAGACTGACGGTTGTCGATGGTCGTTTTTTGTTATCAATTTAATCTCTATTTTAGATTTTTCATACACCCATCTGATCGGGCTTTTTGGCATGAGATACATTTTTTTGGGCTTTTTGTTTCCAATTGGGCTAACTTGTTGGCAGACAAGGGTTTTTGCTATGGAGTCTCAAGCTCCATCTCCTCTTCATCATACTCTGGCTTCAGAGTCAACAGATGAAAATTTTTATACTCAGGCAAGTCATATCATACAGCAACATTTGGATCTCATTGCCCGAATTGAGCAGGCGTTAGTTAATCCTGATGCTAATCGGTTACGAGCTGTGAGGGGACAATTAACTTCTCAGATGAAGGCGACTGAAGGATTTCTTCAGCGTCAGCATCCTGTTGCTAAAGTTTTATGTAATTCACCTGACATTGCCTCTGCACCTGAACAATTCACGAAATCGCAACTAACAATATATTGCTCTTTGTATGGTTCTAGCCAAGAATTATGGAA contains:
- the ppk1 gene encoding polyphosphate kinase 1, whose protein sequence is MPKSKKSSNSSINLTEPQYYINRELSWLEFNNRVLHEACDPRTPLLERLKFLAIFSSNLDEFFMVRVAALKQQVEAKVTKLSPDGRTPQQQLDDIRLHLIPKVTQQHQHFEQSIRPLLANHGIHILNYINLNQKQRNYLDSYFEDQIFPVLTPLAVDPSHPFPYISNLSLNLAVVVKNPDTDEEFFARVKVPSVLPRFLPLPPELGIQLENGQPAHWTGVPLEQAIAHNLDSLFPGMNIQEYHPFRITRDADLTLEEDEADDLLLAIEQELRKRRIGGNPVRIEIQSQTPEPVRTRLLQDLELTENDVYEVDGLVGLRDLMYFMALPLPELKDPPRQSVVPMRLQRLREPSLDPDVLELDEGKDFFSVIREKDLFVHHPYQSFSATVVRFITHAAHDPNVLAIKMTLYRTSGDSPIVNALIAAAENGKQVSVLVELKARFDEENNIYWARRLERVGVHVVYGLVGLKTHCKTVMVVRREKDRMRRYVHIGTGNYNPKTARLYTDLGLFSCREELGADITDLFNFLTGYSRQKSYRELLVAPVNMRDRFLELIRREITNVQNGLTGRIVAKMNSLVDPQIITHLYEASRAGVQIDLIIRGICCLRPGLPELSENIRVISIIGRFLEHSRMYYFYNNGQEEIYIGSADWMSRNLDRRVEVITPIRDQDIAKDLQEILGIMLADNRQAWDLQGDGTYVQRRPGNDCPEANSQITLMNMSLRSTNVTTNLMDAKKSASVTDN
- a CDS encoding PleD family two-component system response regulator, whose protein sequence is MSRISPYSLTKQPPVILVADDDTTIRTMLRKVMEQEGYRVIEVTDGKQCIDAYEAVKPDIVLLDAVMPIMDGFTCCKQLVQIARNNLISALANVDNDSSGLDSTIISKLWERTPILMITSLNDEESVDRAFEAGATDYITKPIHWAVLRLRLRRLLQQAQVYKQLEAANLALQELANVDGLTGLANRRRFDNYLNTQWINSAQTGSPLSLILCDIDFFKFYNDCYGHPAGDVCLQKVGTVLSKTAEKHRDLVARYGGEEFAVIMPDTHASGAIHVAQAMQSGVSNLRIDHDKSEVSQYLTLSMGVATIIPGWEVSPSDLIAAADKALYQAKAQGRNRICWISDG
- a CDS encoding response regulator transcription factor; protein product: MLMISCESSTLRVLVVDDHELTRLTLQLAFAGQENIQVVGSASNGQEAVEMVKSCHPDVIVLDLQMPVMDGWIASGEIKAISPRTQILAYSSVEEAHLPDKKTTANFDEVCKKDVPTSELIALVRQLGQSAGNGSISK
- a CDS encoding histidine kinase, with the translated sequence MLKHDDMQVSQDQPIYSEAPLQLLLFIDGRPKSKPQVQRIRAYLKELQAGYNFELQIIDVSQQPYLAEHFKLVATPALIKIHPEPRQILAGSNIIAQLKSWWPRWQAASETYQKLQEDLQERVDDNGKISQPKSSISSIAVSAELIRLSDEIFHLKQEKEKLLEQLQFKDRVIGMLAHDLRNPLTAAAIAIDTLQSNYNSETGEFQRLKPALIAHLLKQARNQTKTIDRMIADLLQVGRGNDTEFSITPQKTNLGQMCLDIMEELHDRYTAKSQHIETDIPNDLPYVYADPERIRQVLVNLMDNAIKYTPEHGKISIAGLHRTTQKVQFSVGDTGPGIPPENRDRIFENHYRLERDEATEGYGIGLCLCQRIIRAHYGQIWVDSNPQGGAWFHFTLPVCPS
- a CDS encoding DUF2854 domain-containing protein; this encodes MLRQISLGTLGLSVGAVLTLVGFVAYAADNATLNLVGFFYGFPLLLGGLALKANEIKPIAFSQPTPPSVLTLREQQATVTQNKIRKDVTRYCYGQDAHLDGALTYLGLSPTDEERPILTGLRETEINGAYALILEFDSPLIQVSAWQEKQEKMTKYFGPGIEVKITSLDDSKIELTLITNTQS
- a CDS encoding chlororespiratory reduction protein 7, which translates into the protein MPDPLMYQQDNFVVLETNQPEQFLTTAELLAKLKNELQQIDFNDLPLELQKFDSLAEQAQHLIDTSCELDIGVGKYLQWYAVRLEK